In Silene latifolia isolate original U9 population chromosome X, ASM4854445v1, whole genome shotgun sequence, the following proteins share a genomic window:
- the LOC141620579 gene encoding flotillin-like protein 4, whose translation MARLPYYAVAGASEYLAITRWNIHDITLAKKALILPGQTYVRIVISPVDYTVQVQAMSADKQSVLLPAVFTIGPKVDDEASLVLYTILMSTHDMNSKQVNDLVQEIIEEEIRVLAASMTMEEIFKDYKNKVSEKVQLELDRFGLIIYYANVKQLVYVKGHEYFSYLSQKTRREAANQAKIDVSEARMKAEIEAKLKEGQTTLNAANIDAETKIMSVVSKPMQKSMLRRRMRRESLLDYY comes from the coding sequence ATGGCGCGATTACCATACTACGCAGTAGCAGGAGCATCAGAATACTTAGCCATAACACGATGGAATATCCACGACATTACGCTTGCCAAAAAGGCCTTAATCCTCCCCGGCCAAACCTACGTACGCATCGTCATCTCCCCCGTAGACTACACAGTTCAAGTGCAAGCCATGAGCGCGGATAAACAATCTGTACTCCTCCCCGCAGTCTTCACTATCGGACCAAAAGTTGATGATGAGGCGTCACTTGTGTTGTACACTATACTCATGTCCACTCACGACATGAACTCGAAACAGGTAAATGACCTCGTACAGGAGATCATTGAGGAAGAAATCCGTGTACTCGCGGCTTCCATGACGATGGAGGAGATATTTAAGGATTATAAAAACAAGGTTTCTGAAAAGGTGCAGTTGGAGTTGGACCGGTTTGGTTTGATTATTTATTATGCTAATGTCAAGCAGCTTGTTTATGTTAAAGGTCATGAATATTTCTCTTATTTGAGTCAAAAGACTCGGAGGGAGGCCGCTAATCAGGCTAAGATAGACGTGTCTGAGGCAAGAATGAAAGCAGAGATTGAAGCAAAGCTGAAGGAAGGCCAAACAACACTAAACGCTGCCAACATCGATGCTGAGACTAAGATTATGAGTGTCGTCAGCAAGCCGATGCAGAAGTCTATGCTAAGAAGAAGGATGCGGAGGGAATCATTGCTGGATTATTATTGA
- the LOC141617659 gene encoding putative MO25-like protein At5g47540: MSKRIKGLLSLLFKNKLKSKAKSSRYKVRTPVDVVKLINDHLVTLHNHTIDHGLPEKIEELGRLLAELKCILYGTSESEPNPEACAQVTHEFFQENTLRLLIICLPELDLEARKDATQVVANLQRQQVHSRLIACDYLEANTDLLDILVSGYEIHRLALHYGNMLRECIRHQTIAKYVLESHTRKFFDYIQLPDFDVSSDAAATFKELFTRHKSTVAEFLATNYDWFFQEFNTKLLESPVYITRRQAIKLLGDILLDRSNTMIMVRYVSSRDNLITLMNLLREPSKPIQLEAFHIFKLFAANRNKPRDIVAILIANRSKLLRFFGNFKIDKEDEQFEADKAQVIKEIAELETGQIRSFA, translated from the exons ATGAGTAAACGAATAAAAGGGTTATTAAGCTTGTTATTTAAGAACAAGCTTAAGTCTAAGGCTAAGTCGTCTAGGTACAAGGTTCGAACCCCGGTCGACGTTGTCAAACTTATTAATGATCATTTGGTTACCCTTCATAATCACACTATTGATCATGGTCTTCCTGAAAag ATTGAGGAACTGGGGAGACTACTTGCGGAACTGAAATGTATTCTATACGGAACTAGTGAATCTGAACCTAACCCGGAAGCTTGTGCACAAGTAACTCATGAGTTTTTCCAAGAAAACACGCTTCGTCTTCTCATAATCTGCCTTCCTGAATTAGACTTGGAG GCCCGAAAAGATGCTACCCAAGTGGTTGCGAATCTGCAAAGACAACAGGTTCATTCACGTCTCATTGCTTGTGATTACTTGGAAGCAAATACTGATCTCTTGGATATTCTGGTGTCAGG GTACGAAATTCATAGATTAGCATTGCATTATGGCAATATGCTGAGGGAGTGCATTCGGCATCAGACCATTGCAAA ATATGTACTGGAATCCCACACTCGGAAGTTTTTCGATTATATACAGCTTCCAGATTTTGATGTATCATCAGATGCGGCAGCAACTTTTAAG GAGTTGTTCACGAGACATAAATCCACAGTTGCAGAGTTTCTTGCTACGAATTATGATTGG TTCTTCCAAGAGTTCAACACAAAGTTGCTGGAATCTCCGGTTTACATCACAAGGCGTCAAGCCATCAAG CTCCTGGGAGATATATTGCTTGACCGTTCAAATACTATGATAATGGTACGCTATGTGAGCTCGAGAGACAACTTAATTACTCTCATGAATCTTCTAAGG GAACCAAGCAAGCCTATACAGCTAGAAGCGTTCCATATATTCAAG TTGTTTGCTGCTAATCGTAATAAGCCGCGTGACATTGTTGCCATACTCATAGCCAATCGGAGCAAGCTTCTTCGCTTCTTTGGTAACTTCAAGATTGATAAAG AGGATGAGCAGTTTGAAGCAGACAAAGCTCAAGTTATTAAGGAGATAGCCGAGCTGGAGACTGGACAGATTCGATCATTTGCGTAA
- the LOC141617658 gene encoding beta-1,2-xylosyltransferase-like: MASTSSTIHQLLTNLLHLPKTRALQLSVSLLFFLNFLYLLTYFHHHHATSPPPPLSSLLHRTTTKTLSPPRHPHRHRHLHPSTSSKPWPNLPSYLPWTPPSNSSSSCESFFGNAFSRTSFILPRTSSASWFGCRYNAGLRSSVCDGGRVLMDPSKIRMSDGGEKIDEVIGRSDEEELPVFLPGSFRLRRREGEEETSPKRVVSEAFLDQFVPHGQISRHTMRELFANMELVGKRDFNCNEWIEEPTLLVTRFEYANVFHTYTDWYSSYVSSRVTGLPTRPNVVFLDGHARTQLEETWEALFSSIRFAKNFTGPVCFRHAVFVPLGYETAWFKGLSEPIQCQGASAQDLWANPDDSKTARLSEFGELVKSAFDLPVERLRTVKPSLEYNVLFVRREDYLAHPRHGGRVESRLSNEQEVFDSLKTWASNHTDCRVNLVNGLFAHMSMREQIRAIEDANVIIGAHGAGLTHVVSASPKTVILEIISSQFQRPHFQLISKWKGLDYHAINLPASSADPEEVIGRLKKIMKSIGC, encoded by the exons ATGGCAAGTACCAGTTCCACCATACATCAACTCCTAACCAACCTCCTCCACCTCCCTAAAACCCGCGCTTTACAACTCTCCGTCTCCCTTCTTTTCTTCCTCAACTTCCTCTACCTCCTCACCTACTTCCACCACCACCACGCCacctcaccaccaccacctcttTCCTCTCTCCTCCACCGCACCACCACCAAAACCCTCTCCCCTCCACGTCACCCCCACCGTCACCGTCACCTCCACCCTTCCACGTCATCAAAACCCTGGCCTAACCTCCCATCCTACCTCCCGTGGACCCCACCCTCCAATTCCTCCTCCTCCTGCGAGTCCTTCTTCGGTAACGCCTTCTCCCGAACCTCCTTTATTCTTCCCCGAACCTCCTCGGCTTCGTGGTTCGGGTGTAGGTACAATGCGGGGCTTCGGAGCTCCGTTTGTGATGGTGGGAGAGTTTTGATGGATCCGAGCAAGATTCGGATGTCTGATGGTGGTGAAAAGATTGATGAGGTTATTGGACGGTCCGATGAGGAGGAGTTGCCGGTTTTTTTGCCTGGTTCATTTCGGCTTCGTCGTCGGGAGGGGGAGGAGGAGACGTCTCCAAAACGTGTCGTTTCGGAGGCGTTTCTTGATCAGTTTGTTCCTCATGGACAGATTTCTAGGCATACTATGAGGGAATTGTTCGCTAATATGGAGTTGGTTGGGAAACGTGATTTTAATTGTAATGAG TGGATTGAGGAACCCACATTACTTGTGACTAGGTTTGAGTACGCAAATGTGTTTCACACATATACAGATTGGTACAGTTCCTACGTTAGCTCCAGAGTGACAGGCTTGCCAACTCGGCCAAATGTGGTTTTCCTGGATGGGCATGCTAGG ACACAACTGGAAGAAACATGGGAAGCGCTATTTTCGAGTATTAGATTTGCTAAAAATTTCACTGGACCAGTCTGCTTTCGACATGCTGTCTTTGTACCTTTAGGGTATGAGACAGCCTGGTTCAAGGGTCTAAGTGAGCCTATACAATGTCAAGGGGCTTCGGCTCAAGACCTATGGGCAAACCCCGATGACAGCAAGACTGCCCGATTATCAGAATTTGGGGAACTGGTCAAATCTGCGTTTGACTTACCAGTTGAAAGACTTAGAACCGTGAAACCATCGCTGGAATACAACGTGTTGTTTGTTAGGCGTGAGGATTATCTTGCTCATCCACGTCACGGTGGCAGAGTCGAATCTCGACTGAGTAATGAACAGGAGGTATTTGATTCATTGAAGACGTGGGCATCTAATCATACCGATTGCCGGGTCAACCTTGTAAACGGGTTGTTTGCTCACATGTCAATGAGAGAGCAAATCCGAGCTATTGAGGATGCTAATGTGATTATCGGAGCTCATGGGGCCGGTCTCACTCATGTGGTCTCTGCCTCGCCAAAAACTGTGATTCTTGAAATCATTAGCAGCCAGTTCCAACGTCCACATTTTCAGTTAATCTCCAAGTGGAAAGGTCTTGATTACCATGCCATTAATCTCCCAGCCTCTTCTGCTGATCCTGAAGAGGTTATTGGACGGCTTAAAAAGATCATGAAAAGCATTGGATGCTGA
- the LOC141621969 gene encoding pirin-like protein has product MEKTEECSSIVNDPRPIVRKFQARPQREGVGAVVRRSIGRFELKYFDPFLVLDEFSVSAPAGFPDHPHRGFETVTYMLQGSVTHEDFQGHKGTIDAGGLQWMTAGRGIVHSEMPATSGVQKGLQLWVNLSSKHKMMEPRYQEMQSKDIAEIEKNGIKVRVIAGEALGIKSPIQTITPTMFLDYTLKPGAKLQQPIPKSWNSFVYVLEGEGIFGNSTSSSTSSHHLLLLGLGDGLVAWNKSSTKALRFILVGGEPLEEPVVQFGPFVMNTQDEIDQTIEDLENCVNGFERAKFWQSQTIIDT; this is encoded by the exons ATGGAAAAAACAGAGGAATGCAGCTCTATTGTAAATGATCCACGTCCAATTGTTAGAAAATTCCAAGCTAGACCTCAACGGGAAGGTGTTGGCGCTGTTGTTAGAAGAAGCATTGGCCG GTTTGAGCTCAAATACTTTGATCCCTTCCTGGTTTTAGATGAATTCTCAG TTTCTGCTCCAGCTGGGTTCCCTGATCATCCACATAGAGGCTTTGAGACAGTGACATACATGCTCCAG GGAAGCGTAACACACGAAGATTTCCAAGGACACAAAGGGACGATTGATGCAGGTGGATTGCAATGGATGACTGCCGGAAGAGGAATTGTTCACTCTGAAATGCCTGCTACCTCCGGTGTCCAAAAAGGTTTACAACTTTGGGTTAACCTTTCTTCCAAACACAAAAT GATGGAGCCAAGATAccaagaaatgcaaagcaaagacATAGCCGAAATTGAGAAAAATGGCATCAAGGTTAGAGTTATAGCCGGAGAAGCATTGGGCATAAAATCACCAATTCAAACTATAACACCAACTATGTTCCTTGACTACACCTTAAAGCCAGGGGCAAAACTCCAACAACCAATTCCAAAGTCATGGAACTCATTTGTCTATGTCTTGGAAGGAGAGGGCATCTTTGGAAACTCGACATCGTCCTCGACATcatctcatcatcttcttctactAGGGCTAGGTGATGGGCTAGTAGCATGGAACAAGTCTTCTACTAAGGCTCTTAGGTTTATTTTGGTTGGTGGTGAACCCTTAGAAGAGCCCGTGGTGCAATTTGGACCTTTTGTGATGAACACACAAGATGAAATTGATCAAACTATTGAGGATCTTGAAAATTGTGTGAATGGATTTGAAAGAGCAAAATTTTGGCAATCTCAAACCATCATCGACACTTGA
- the LOC141617660 gene encoding small ribosomal subunit protein eS8 — translation MGISRDSMHKRRATGGKKKAWRKKRKYELGRQPANTKLSSNKTVRRVRVRGGNVKWRALRLDTGNYSWGSEAVTRKTRILDVVYNASNNELVRTQTLVKSAIVQVDAAPFKQWYLQHYGVEIGRKKKTAASAKKEGEEAEATEEAKKSNHVARKIEK, via the exons ATGG GTATTTCTCGTGATTCTATGCACAAGCGTCGTGCTACTGGTGGTAAGAAGAAGGCTTGGAGAAAGAAGCGAAA GTATGAGTTGGGAAGGCAACCAGCAAACACAAAACTATCAAGCAACAAGACTGTTAGAAGAGTCAGAGTTCGTGGTGGTAATGTGAAGTGGCGAGCATTGAGATTGGATACTGGTAACTACTCATGGGGTAGTGAGGCAGTGACCCGCAAGACCCGTATTTTAGATGTGGTGTACAATGCATCTAACAATGAGTTGGTTAGAACTCAGACTCTGGTAAAGAGTGCCATTGTTCAGGTTGATGCTGCCCCATTCAAGCAGTGGTACCTGCAGCACTATGGAGTTGAAATTGGACGCAAGAAGAAGACTGCTGCCTCTGCCAAGAAGGAAGGCGAG GAAGCTGAGGCTACCGAGGAGGCCAAGAAGAGCAACCATGTGGCTAGAAAGATAGAGAAGTGA
- the LOC141617661 gene encoding uncharacterized protein LOC141617661, producing MAAPASLSSSSPSSEITAKPHPYQQHDHEPTQNGPKGAFEARKLKSGFYVRVDMPGVPNNGVKVVKYNETRTVTFSGKAPSLWPGFDSPEPRVYAGYVVLDRDPSDVNFTSEVNNGVFRLLFFPHCDGSLHFLSPPCRRNSDAAQHDDDSGEDEEIKIPAEENISFIVHSPLEPYGIILSGGKPDHINPHLLSGVKGVYEHKIIPTKDGEPLIYIRVDVPDVSKKVTVIMENFDGGIAFGGMTFKEGYNLSRFDEGPREYLGALQTRCFCCRYKIVRHDTTDGVLRFLVRKGDNLDRTPVCHVMFPPATPGGDLQPRTLNVKHLVQESYSD from the exons ATGGCTGCTCCTGCTTCTCTTTCATCATCTTCCCCTTCTTCAG AAATAACAGCAAAGCCACATCCATACCAGCAACATGACCATGAGCCAACACAAAACGGACCAAAAGGCGCTTTCGAAGCCCGTAAACTGAAGAGCGGTTTCTACGTGCGAGTCGACATGCCTGGCGTCCCAAACAACGGTGTTAAAGTTGTCAAGTACAATGAAACCCGTACTGTCACTTTCTCTGGTAAAGCTCCATCTCTCTGGCCCGGGTTCGATTCCCCTGAGCCTCGAGTTTATGCTGGTTATGTCGTCCTTGACCGAGACCCTTCCGACGTTAACTTTACTTCCGAGGTTAATAATGGTGTCTTTCGCTTGTTGTTCTTTCCTCACTGTGACGGTTCTCTCCATTTTCTCTCTCCTCCTTGTCGCCGCAACTCTGACGCTGCTCAGCATGATGATGATTCAG GGGAAGATGAAGAAATTAAAATCCCTGCAGAAGAAAATATTTCTTTCATTGTGCACTCTCCACTTGAGCCTTATG GTATAATATTAAGTGGTGGGAAACCAGATCACATAAACCCGCACCTACTAAGTGGGGTGAAAGGCGTATATGAGCACAAGATCATACCTACCAAAGACGGAGAGCCCCTAATTTACATACGGGTGGACGTTCCAGACGTGAGTAAGAAAGTGACCGTCATCATGGAGAATTTCGATGGTGGGATTGCATTTGGAGGAATGACGTTCAAGGAAGGCTATAACTTAAGCCGCTTTGATGAGGGACCTCGCGAGTACCTTGGTGCCCTGCAAACAAGGTGCTTTTGTTGCAGGTACAAAATAGTCAGGCACGACACCACAGACGGTGTTCTGAGGTTTCTAGTTCGTAAGGGTGACAACCTGGACCGAACCCCTGTGTGCCACGTCATGTTTCCTCCTGCAACACCTGGTGGAGATCTACAACCTCGGACACTCAACGTCAAACACTTGGTTCAAGAGAGTTACAGTGATTAG